One window of Gavia stellata isolate bGavSte3 chromosome Z, bGavSte3.hap2, whole genome shotgun sequence genomic DNA carries:
- the LOC132320743 gene encoding maternal embryonic leucine zipper kinase-like — protein MALGGYEEILKYYQLHETIGTGGFAKVKLARHLLPGEKVAIKIMDKLALGDDLPRVKIEIDAMKNLRHQHICQLYHVIETSQKIFMVLEYCPGGELFDYIISKDRLSEEEARGFFRQNVSAIAYVHSQGYAHRDLKPENLLIDKEHHLKLIDFGLCAKPKGGLDYHLNTCCGSPAYAAPELIQGKAYIGSEAGEEFPPQEACTRGSRVWDAWCGR, from the exons GTGGGTTCGCAAAGGTAAAACTTGCACGACATCTTCTCCCTGGTGAAAAAGTTGCAATAAAAATCATGGACAAACTTGCTCTAGGG GATGACTTGCCTCGTGTTAAAATAGAAATTGATGCCATGAAGAACTTAAGGCACCAGCATATTTGCCAGTTGTATCACGTGATAGAGACGTCCCAGAAAATCTTCATGGTCTTAGAG TACTGTCCTGGAGGAGAGCTGTTTGATTACATAATTTCTAAGGACCGCCTTTCAGAAGAGGAAGCTCGTGGGTTTTTTCGGCAGAATGTTTCAGCAATTGCTTATGTTCACAGTCAGGGATATGCCCACAGGGATCTCAAACCA GAAAATCTGCTAATTGACAAGGAACATCATTTGAAGCTGATAGACTTTGGACTCTGTGCAAAGCCAAAG GGTGGCCTCGATTACCATCTGAACACATGCTGCGGAAGCCCAGCTTATGCAGCACCAGAGCTGATTCAGGGCAAAGCATATATTGGCTCAGAG GCTGGCGAAGAATTTCCCCCGCAGGAGGCATGCACGCGGGGCAGCAGAGTGTGGGACGCCTGGTGTGGCCGCTGA